A segment of the Streptomyces sp. NBC_01235 genome:
CGGCTCCTAAGACGGTTGGGGAGGCTGGCGAACGTGAGCGCGGGAGAGCCCGGATCGGTGGTGCGGCGGATGCTGCTCGGCTCGCAACTACGGCGGCTGCGTGAGGCACGAGGCATCACGCGCGAGGCGGCCGGATACTCGATCAGGGCGTCGGAGTCGAAGATCAGCCGGATGGAACTGGGCCGGGTGAGCTTCAAGACCCGGGACGTGGAGGACCTGCTGACGCTGTACGGCATCTCGGACGACACGGAGCGCCAGGCCCTCGTAGGACTCGCCCGTGAGGCCAACGTGGCGGGCTGGTGGCACAGTTACTCGGACGTCCTGCCCAACTGGTTCCCCACGTACGTCGGTCTGGAGGGCGCGGCCGCGCTGATCCGGGCGTACGAGGTGCAGTTCGTGCACGGTCTGCTGCAGACCGAGGCCTACGCCCACGCGGTCGTCAGCCGTGGCATGAAGGGCGCGAACGCGGCCGACATCGACCGGCGCGTGGCGCTGCGCCTGGAGCGGCAGAAGTACCTCGTCGCCGAGAACGCCCCCGACTTCCACATCGTCCTCGACGAGGCCGCCCTGCGCCGGCCGTACGGCGACCGCGAGGTGATGCGCGGGCAGCTCCAGCATCTGATCGACATCTCCGAACGCCCCAACGTGCGGCTCCAGGTGATGCCGTTCAGCTTCGGCGGTCACTCCGGCGAGTCCGGCGCCTTCACGATCCTGAGCTTCCCGGAGTCCGACCTGCAGGACGTCGTCTATCTGGAGCAGCTCACCAGCGCCCTCTACCTGGACAAACGCGAGGACGTCGCCCAGTACGAGCAGGCGCTGAAGGAGCTCCAGCAGGACAGCCCCGGGCCGGACGAGAGCCGGGACCTGCTGCGCGGACTGATCCAGCTGTCCTAGCGGTCCGGCGTACCGATCCGGCCGTCCTGCGGGTTTCCCCCTGGAGCGGTCCGGGTTCTCCCCCAACTCCCCTGGAACACCCGTACGATGACGTGTGATCAGATCGTGATGCCGAGCGGTCGCAACCGATCGCAGCAGGGGATTGAGGGTTCACATGTCGACCTACTTCACCGACCTGGCCCAGCAGTACATCGACGGTAAGTGGCGTCCGGGGACGGGGTCCTGGGACATCATCACCATCAACCCCTACGACGGCGAGAAGCTCGCCTCGATCACCATAGCCACAGTCGACGAGGTCGACGAGGCCTACCGCGCCGCCGCCCGCGCCCAGAAGCAGTGGGCCGCGACCAATGCCTACGCGCGCCGCACGGTCTTCGAGAACGTGCTGCGTCTGGTCGAGGAGCGGGAGGCGGAGATCAGCGCGGTCCTCGTCGACGAGGCCGGCGGCACGTTCGGCAAGGCCGCCTTCGAACTCCACCTGGCCAAGGAGTTCCTGCGCGAGTCGATCCACCTCTCGCTGAGCCCCGAGGGTCGCATCCTCCCCTCGCCGATCGACGGCAAGGAGAACCGCGTCTACCGGGAGCCGGTCGGCGTCGTCGGCGTGATCAGCCCCTTCAACGTCCCGTTCCTGCTGTCGCTGAAGTCGGTCGCCCCCGCGCTGGCCCTCGGCAACGGCGTGGTGCTCAAGCCGCACCAGAACACCCCGATCTCCGGCGGCACCGTCATCGCCAAGCTCTTCGAGGACGCCGGTCTGCCGCCGGGCCTGCTGAACGTCGTCGTGACCGACATCGCCGAGATCGGCGACGCCTTCCTGGAGCACCCGATCCCCCGGGTCATCTCCTTCACCGGCTCCGACAAGATCGGCCGGCACGTCGCCACCGTCGCCGCCTCGCACTTCAAGCGGTCCATCATCGAACTCGGCGGCAACAGCGCGTTCGTCGTCCTCGACGACGCCGACGTCGACTACGCCGTCGACGCGGCCGTCTTCAGCCGCTTCGTGCACCAGGGCCAGGTCTGCATGGCCGCCAACCGCATCCTGGTCGACCGCTCCGTCGCCGACGAGTTCACCGAGAAGTTCGTCGCGAAGGTGCGGACCCTCAAGGCCGGCGACCCGCGCGACCCGCAGACCGCCATCGGCCCGCTGATCAACTCCTCGCAGGCGGAAGCGGTCTCGAACGTCGTCCGGCAGGCGATCACCGAGGGCGCGAACGCGCTCCTGCACGGCACGACCACCGACAACGTCGTCGAGCCCTCCGTGCTGGCCGGCCTCCCCGCCGACTCCGCCCTGCTCCAGCAGGAGGTCTTCGGCCCGGTCGTCTTCATCAACACCTTCGACGGCGAGGAAGAGGCAGTACGCCTGGTCAACGACACGCCGTACGGCCTGAGCGGCGCGGTCCACACCGCCGACATCGAGCGGGGCGTCGCCTTCGCCAAGCAGATCGTCACCGGCATGTTTCACGTCAACGACGCCACCGTCCACGACGAGCCGATCGTCCCCTTCGGCGGCGAGAAGAGCTCCGGCGTCGGCCGCCTCAACGGCGAGACGACCGTGGAGGCCTTCACCACCACGAAGTGGATCTCCGTCCAGCACGGCCGCAGCGGGTTCCCGTTCTGAGTGTGTTCTGAGCGCGCGTCCGGCAGGCCCCGGGTAGCCGGGTGCCTGCCCGCCACGCCCTAACCTGGGCACATGTCAGCGATCCGTCTTCTCGTGCTGGGCGCCGTGCGTCAGCACGGGCGGGCCCACGGCTACCAGGTGCGCGGCGACCTGGAGTACTGGGGTGCCCATGAGTGGTCCAACGCCAAGCCGGGCTCGATCTACCACGCCCTGAAGCAGATGGCGAAGCAGGGACTGCTGCGCGAACACGAGACCGCCCCGTCCACCGCGGGCGGCCCACCGCGCACCGAGTACGAGATCACCGAGGCCGGCACCGAGGAGTACCTCAGGCTGGTGCGCGAGGCGCTGACCTCCTACGACCAGAAGATGGACATGAAGACGGCGGCCATCGGCGCCGTGGTCGACCTCCCGCGCGCGGAGGCCGTGTCGCTCCTGAAGGAGCGCATCCGCCGCATCGAGGAGTGGCGCTCCGCCGTCACCGAGCACTACGTCCCCGAGGACGGCCCGGAGCAGCTGGGCCACATCGGCGAGATCATGAACCTCTGGATCCACACGGCCGATGGGGACGCCGAGTGGACCCAGGGCCTGATCGCGCGGATCGAGGGCGGGGCCTACACCTTCGCGGGAGAGGGCGAGCCGTTCGTCGGCGTGCTGGCGGAAGGCCAGGAGAACCCGTACGCGACGGGGGAGCGTCATCCGGGTGACACTCGCTAATCAAGTTTGACGAGCTGCATGCTCGGGGTTACTTTGGGTCTCGAGTAAGTAGTCAAGTTTGACTAGCCAGGAATTGGGGGACGTCATGGACGACACGGCGATCACCGTCGAAGGCGTACGCAAGAGGTACGGCGACACACAGGCACTGGACGGGCTCGACCTCGCGGTCGCCCGGGGCACCGTGCAGGCGGTGCTCGGACCGAACGGCGCGGGCAAGACGACCCTGGTCAGGATCCTGTCCACGCTGCTGCGACCGGACGCCGGACGGGTCGAGGTGGCCGGCTACGACGTGGTGCGCCAGGCCCGCGAGGTCCGCCTGCGCATCGGACTGCTCGGCCAGCACGCGGCCCTCGACGAGGAACTGTGCGGCCGGCAGAACCTGGAGCTGTTCGGCCGCCTCCACCACCTGGGCGCCCGCCACGCGCGCGTGCGCGCCGACGAACTCCTGGAGCGTTTCGACCTCACCGGCACCGGCCGCAAGCCGGTCCGCGCCTACAGCGGAGGCATGCGGCGCCGCCTCGACCTGGCCGCCTCCCTCATCGGCAACCGGGACGGCACCGATCCGGAGGTGCTCTTCCTCGACGAGCCGACCACCGGACTCGATCCGCGCGGCCGCGCCGAGGTGTGGTCCGCGGTCCGCTCGCTGGTCGGCGGTGGGACGACGGTCGTGCTCACCACCCAGTACCTGGAGGAGGCCGACCAGCTCGCCGACCGCATCTGTGTCGTCGACCGGGGCCGGGTGATCGCCGAGGGCACGGCGGACGAGCTGAAGGCGCTCACGGGCGGCGACCGCATCGACGTCGTCCTGCGCGACGCCGGCCATCTGGACGCCGTCCTCGCACTGCTGCCCCTGCCCCGGCACGACGTCACCGTCGACCCCGACCGCCGCCTGCTCAGCGCCCCGGTCACCGACCGCATGGCCGCCCTTTCCGGCGTCGTCCGCGCCCTGGAGGAGGCCGGCGTCGAGGCGGAGGACGTGGCCCTGCGCCGCCCCACGCTGGACGAGGTGTTCCTCCACCTGACCGGACACGACGACCACATGGACGGCCGCACGGGCAAGCGCACGGGCAAGCGCACGGGCAAGCGCACGGACAAGCGCGCGGACGACCGGACCAAGGAGGCCGTGTGAACACGTACGGGCTGACCGATTCCTGGACCATGACCCGGCGCGAACTCGCCCACTGGGCAAGGCAGCCGGGCCGGCTGGTCGTCGGGCTCGTCTTCCCGGTGATGCTGCTGCTGATGTTCGGCTACCTGGTCGGCGGCGGCCGCGGGGTGAGCGGGGACTACCTCGACTACCTGATGCCCGGCATGCTCGCGCTCACCATGGCCTTCGGCCTGGAGGGCACCATGCTCGCCGTCACCCAGGACCTGAACAAGGGCGTCATCGACCGGTTCCGTGCCATGCCGATGGCCGACGGCGCCGTCCTGGTGGGCCGTTCGGCGGCCGACATGCTCCAGTCGGCCGTCGGCCTGGCCGTGCTGATCGCCGTCGGCCTCGCCCTCGGCTGGCGCCCCCAGGGCGGACCGGGCGCCTTCCTGGGCGCGGTGGGTCTTCTCCTCCTCTTCCGGTTCGCGATGCTGTGGATCGGCATCCATCTGGCGCTGGTGGCCGGGAAACCGGAGATGGTGCAGGCCGTGCAGATCCTGGTCTGGCCGGTCGGCTTCCTCTCCAACGCCCTCGCCGCCCCCGCCTCCATGCCCGACTGGCTGGGCACGGCCGTCGAGTGGAACCCGATGTCCCGGACGGCGACGGCGGTACGCGACCTGTTCGACGGCTCAGGCGCCGACCCGGGCCATGTATGGGCGGCGGTCGGCTGGCCGCTGGCCCTGCTGGCGGTCTTCTTCCCGCTGGCGGTCCGCAGGTTCGCCCGCATGAGCCTGTGACGCCCCGGCGGCGGCCGCCTCCGCCGGCCCGACCGACGGGACGACCGACGGGACGGCCGACCGGACGCCTGACCGGACGCCTGACCGGAGGCGTTCGCCGGCGGGACACCTCCTAGTGGTGGAACCCGGTCGCCGCCCCCTTGTCCCGCGTCGACGGCCCCGACTGCCGCCGGAGTTCCGGCAGCAGCCGGGTCAGGTCCTCCACGAACATCTCGGCGAGGTCCTCCGAGAAGCCGTTTCTGCACACGACCCGCAGGGCGGACAGATCCTCCCGGTTCGGCGGGAAGGTGTACGCCGGAACCAGCCAGCCGTTCTCGCGCAGCCGCCGGGAGACGTCGAAGACGTCGTACGAGTCCACGCCCGGCGCCGTCGTGAAGGCGAACACCGGCAGCTGGTCGCCCCGGGTGAGGAGCCGGAAGTCGCCGAGCGCCTCCACCCGGTCGGCGATGCCCCGGGCCACGTCCCGCGTGGACTGCTGCACCGCCCGGTAACCCTTGCGGCCCAGCCGCAGCAGCGTGTAGTACTGCGCGACGACCTGCGCGCCCGGCCGGGAGAAGTTGAGCGCGAAGGTCGGCATGTCGCCGCCCAGGTAGTTCACGCGGAACACGAGCTCCTCCGGCAGGGCCTCCTTGTCGCGCCACAGCGCCCAGCCGACCCCCGGGTACACCAGCCCGTACTTGTGCCCCGAGGTGTTGATGGACGCCACGCGAGGAAGGCGGAAGTCCCACACCAGGTCCTCGTCGAGGAAGGGGGCGATCATCGCGCCGGACGCGCCGTCCACGTGCACCGGGATGTCGAGACCGGTCCGCTCCTGGAGGGAGTCCAGGGCCGCGCACAGCTCGGCGATCGGCTCGTAGGAGCCGTCGAAGGTGGAGCCGAGGATGCCGACGACCCCGATGGTGTTCTCGTCGCACAGCTCGGCCGCGCCTTGCGGGTCGAGGTGGAACCGGTCCCCCTCCATGGGGACCTGACGGGCCTCCACCTCCCAGAAGTTGCAGAACTTCTCCCAGCAGACCTGGACGTTGACCCCCATCACGAGGTTCGGGCGGACATCCCGCGCGGGATAGCGGTCGGCGTTGCGCTGCGCCCACCGCCGCTTCATCGCCATCCCGGCGAGCATGCACGCCTCGCTCGACCCCGTCGTCGAACACCCCACGACCGCCGACGGGTCGGGCGCCTTCCACAGGTCGGCGAGCATCGCCACACAGCGCCGCTCCAGCTCGGCGGTCCGCGGGTACTCGTCCTTGTCGATCATGTTCTTGTCCCGGCACTCCGCCATCAGCACCCCGGCCTGCGGCTCCATCCACGTGGTGACGAACGTGGCCAGGTTGAGCCGTGCGTTGCCGTCCAGCATCAGCTCGTCGTGCACCAGCTGGTACGCCGTCGACGGCGGCATCGGCGCGTCCGGCAGCCGGTGTTTCGGTGGTGCCTCGGTCATACCGCCGAGCGGGTTCGCCTCGCCGTAGAAGGGGTTCACGGACAGGGGACGCTCGTCGGGCTTCTGGTGGCCTTCATGGAGGGGCATGGGCTTTCTCCCAACTGATCGGCGGCGGCGCCGAGCGGCGTCCTACCGCTTCATCGGATCGAGGGGGCCGTTCGGTTCACGCGTTCACCGCACCGCCGTTCGGTCGTCGTGCAACCGCATCTGCGGCCCGCCCCGTCACCAGCAGCCAGGCCGGCGGTGAGGCGATGCACAGCAGGGCGATGATCGAGGGCGAGGCGACCAGGACGGCGGCGATGAACAGGCTCACCCAGCCCTGCCGGGTGATGGCCAGGAGGATGCCCAGCACCCCCATGGCCACACCCACCGCCGGATGCGCGCCCGGCACGAGCGCGTGGGCGGTGAGGCCGAGGGCGACGCCCACGAACACGGCCGGGAAGATCCGCCCGCCCCGGAAGCCGCAGGACGCGGCGACGACGAGCGCGGCCGGCTTCACCACTGTCATCGTGGCGAACTGCCCGGCCGGCCGGCCCTCGGGACCGGCCGCGAGCTCCTCGGCCTCGTCCAGTCCCTTGAAGAGCGTCAGACGGCCGCCCAGGGCCGCCGGCAGCCCCAGCACGACCCCGCCGGCCGGCAGCGCCGGCATCGGGTGCCGCGGCCGCGCGAACGCGCCGTGGACGAACGGGAGGGTGTGGACGGCGCACATGCCGAGCAGCGCCGCCGCCGAGGTGATCACGAGCGCCGCCGGCAGATCGCCCCACCCGGGCTCCCCGAACGGGGCCGGCGCAGGTCGAAGGCGGGACGGGCCACCAGGGCGGTCGTCATCGAACCGGCCGCGGCGGCGATCAGCGGCGCGAAGACGTTGTCCCACAGCGGGCCCTTGGTCTGGCGTTCCGCAAGCGCCTCGGAGATCAGCAGTGCCGCCGCCACCGGCGTCCCGAACAGCGCGCCGATCGTGGCCGCCTCCGCGAGCACCACCCACACCGCGCCCGGCGCCTTCGGCCGGAACCGGTGGCCCAGCCAGACGGCGAGTCCCACGTTCACGGCGATGACCGGGTTCTCCGGGCCCAGGCTCGGCCCGCCCGCCGGCATCGGTGACATCACCGATGCCGGCGGGCGGGGAGCACCATCGGCGGCAGCACGCGCGTCCAGCCCCATCGTGGCCGGATCGCGTCCGGCATGCCCCGCCGCCTTCCACACCACCAGCCCCACCAGCGCCTCTGTCGCGGTGAGCACGACGAACATCCACAGCACCGAGCAACGGCCCACGCCCGCCGCGTCCGGCAGGTCCTGCCACAGCGCGGCCTGCAACTGCTCGGCCAGCCCGCTGACCAGCAGGAGCAACAGGCCGGCCGGGACGCCGAATCGTCGGCGTGAGGAGAGCGGGCAGGATCAACGGCAGCAGGGCGCGTGCCGGGCTTGCCGGAGCGGTCGGCGCCTGTTGCGCGGTGTCCTGGGCCACGGGCCCACGATAAGGGGGCGAATCGGACATGACATCCGGACGGCCGTCTACGCGGAGGAACCAGGCTTGCACCTCACGTGGCGTGAGGACGCACCGTGGAGCGCGTACCGAGAAGGGAGCGGACGAAGTGAGCTACTCCGTAGGACAGGTCGCCGGATTCGCCGGGGTCACGGTGCGCACGCTGCACCACTACGACGAGATCGGCCTGCTCGTCCCCGGTGGGCGCAGCCACGCGGGCCACCGACGCTACGACGACGCCGACCTCGACCGGCTTCAGCAGATCCTGTTCTACCGCGAGCTCGGCTTCCCGCTCGAGGAGGTCGCGGCCCTGCTCGACGACCCGGCGGCCGACCCGCGCGCGCATCTGCGCCGCCAGCACGAACTGCTGACCGCCCGGATCGAGAAGCTGCAGAAGATGGCCGAGGCCGTGGAACACGCCATGGAGGCACGCAAGATGGGCATCAACCTCACACCCGAGGAGAAGTTCGAGGTCTTCGGCGACAAGGACCCCGAGCAGTACGCCGAGGAGGCGGAGCAGCGCTGGGGCGGCACGGAGGCCTACGCCGAGTCACAGCGCCGCGCCGCCCGCTACACCAAGGACGACTGGAAGCGCCTGCAGGCCGAGGTCGACGCCTGGAGCGAGCGCTACGCCCGCCTGGTGGCCGCCGACGAGCCGCCCACCGGCGAGGCGGCCATGGGCATGGCCGAGGAGCACCGGCAGCACATCGGCAGGTGGTACTACGACTGCCCGTACGAGATGCACCTGTGCCTGGGGGAGATGTACGTCTCCGACGAGCGCTTCAAGGCGTTCTACGACTCGATGCACCCGGGCCTCGCCGAGCACCTCAGGGAGGCGATCACGGCGAACGCCGCCCGGCAGGCGCGCTGAGGGCTGTCCTGGTCCGGGACTACTCCTGGACCAGGACCACCGCCGTCCCGTACGCGCACACCTCGGTGCCCACGTCCGCCGCCTCCGTCACGTCGAAGCGGAACATCAGCACGCCGTTGGCCCCACGCGCGCGTGCCTGCTCGACGAGCCGTTCCATGGCCTGGTTGCGAGTCTCCACAAGGGTCTTCGTCAACCCCTTGAGCTCGCCGCCGATCATCGACTTCAGTCCCGCGCCGATCTGGCTGCCCAGGTGCCGTGAGCGCACGGTCAGCCCGAAGACCTCCCCGATGACCTGCTGCACCCTGAACCCGGGTACGTCGTTCGTCGTGACGACCATTACGTCCGGCTGGGGGCCCTGCCCGCCGCCGTAGTCCTCGATTCCCATGTTCACAGGTTTGACCAAAGAGGAGCACAGTGCATCCTGAGGGATGCCCTGGGAACCTGGTTCTGTCGGGCTGCGTTGATAGCTTTGGGCGGCCCAGTCGCCGCACCGATCGCCTTCACCCCTCAGGAGCCCGGAACCCGTGACTACCCTTGCCCTCGGCCCCGAGTGGATTACTCCGGACTACCTGATCTCGACGTTCGGCCTGATCGGCATTTTGGTGATCGTCTTCGCCGAGTCGGGCCTGTTCGCCTTCCTGCCCGGTGACTCGCTGCTGTTCACGGCCGGTCTGCTGGTTGCCGACGGCAAGTGGATCCACCAGCCGTTGTGGCTGGTCTGCACTCTGATCGTGATCGCGGCGGTCCTCGGCGACCAGGTGGGGTATCTGATCGGCAAGTTCTTCGGGCCGAAGCTGTTCAGCCGGCCCGACTCCAAGCTCTTCAAGAAGGAGAACCTGGAGAAGGCTCACGAGTTCATCGAGAACTACGGCCCCAAGGCGATCGTCCTGGCGCGCTTCGTGCCCATCGTGCGGACCTTCGCGCCGATCATCGCCGGCGCCGGCCGCATGAAGTACCGCACGTTCATCACGTACAACATGATCGGCGGCATTCTCTGGGGTACGGGTGTCACGGTCGCGGGCTACTTCCTCGGACAGATCACCCTCATCAAGGAGAACGTCGAGGCGATCCTGGTCCTGGTCGTCCTCATCTCGGTCGTCCCGGTGATCATCGAGGTCCTCAAGGCCCGCAGGGAGAGCCGCAACGCGCCTTCCGGGCAGCAGCAGGCCTCCCATCAGCAGCAGCCGCATCAGCCCCCGGTGATGGACGACGCGACGACCCAGCTCCGCCGGATCGACCAGCACGACCAGTACGACCAGCACGACCAGTACGGAGGCCAGAGCGGCCAAGGCGGCCACGGCGGCCAAGGCGGCCACGGCGGCCAGAGCGGCCAAGGCGGCCACGGCGGCCACGGCGGTCAGAGCTACGAGAACGAGTACTACGGCCAGCAGTACCCGCACCAGCAGTACCCGCACCAGCAGCAGTACCCCCAGGACTGGCAGCAGCCCCAGCAGCAGCCCCAGCAGCAGCCCCAGGAGCCGTACGGCGCCCAGCAGAACAGCCCGTACCCCTACAACCAGAACCAGGGCTACTAGAAGCGCCCTGCGGGTCGCGGGGCGGCGTTCAGAACCCCCGCGTCCTCTTGGCGGCCCGCCGCTTCTCGGCGGAGCCGATCCGCAGGAACAGCCGCGACACCTCGGACCCCAGGTTCACACCGATGGCGATGGCCATGGCCAGTGCCGCGGCCTTGGTGATCGACACCAGCCCCGCGTCCACCTCGTTCTTCGCGATCGCCAACAGCCCGAAATAGGTCGCCGACCCCGGCAACAGGGGCCCGATCGCGGCGGTCGTGTACGGCAGGGCGGAAGCGAACCGGTACCGCGAGAGCAACTGCCCGAACAGCCCCACCACGCCCGCCGCGACGGCCGTGGAGGCCACCGGCGAGATCTCCCCTGCGTAGCGCATCGCCCCGTACACCGACCAGGCCACACCGCCGTTCAACGTCACGGCCAGCACGGTGGATCGTTCCTGCTGGAGCAGCACCGCGAACGTCAGCGACAGCAGCATCGACGCCCCGATCTGCAACAGCGGCCGCTGGGTGATGCCCAGGTTCGCGTCGGGGTTGAGATGCGCGCCGAGCTGCACGCCGACGTAGAGCATCACCAGCACCCCGGCGACGATGCCCACGAAGAAGTACATGACCTCCAGCAGGCGCGCGGCAGCGGTGATGTAGAAGCCCGTCAGACCGTCCTGGACGCCCGCCACCAGCGCCCGTCCGGGCAGCAGCGCGAACAGCCCACCGGTGACGACCGCTGCGGCCTTCACATCGACGTGCCCCAGCGTCAGCGCGATGCCTATCGCGGCCGGCGGCATCGCGGCGACCAGGAACTGGTAGAACTCCGGCAACCCGCGTCCGGCGCAGAGCCACGCCAGCCGGTCGCCGAGCATCGCGCCGAGCGCGGCCGCGACGAACACGACCGCGTCACCGCCGACCAGTACCGAGGCGGCGCCCGCGAGCAGCCCGCTCGCCGAGGTGAGCACCCAGGTCGGGTACGGGTGCCGGTTGCGGCGCATCTCCGCGAGCCGCCGGTAGGCCTCCTCCAGGGAGAGGTGGGTCTCCGGGTCGCTCAGGTCGTCCACGAGCCGGAAGACGGCCGCCAGACGCGTGTAGTCGGTGCCCCGGCGGCGCACCGTCCGTGACGCCGTCACCGGGTCCTCCACCAGGGACGGCTGGTACGAGATCGACAGCAGCGTGAAGGTGACGTTCGGCTCGCAGCGGTCGAGCCCGTAGGAGCGGCAGACCGCGAACATCGCGGCCTCCACGTCCTCGGCGCCCTCCCCGCCCGCCAGCAGCAACTCGCCGATGCGCAGCGTCAGGTCGAGCACGCGCGGGACGGCCGGACCGCCCTCCTCCGCCTTGGGACCCGGCTCCGGCGCGGGCCGCTCGGCCACCGGCATCCGCAGCATCGTGCGCATCCGGTCCTGCCAGGGCACGTCCTTGGTCAGACTCAC
Coding sequences within it:
- a CDS encoding helix-turn-helix domain-containing protein; translated protein: MLLGSQLRRLREARGITREAAGYSIRASESKISRMELGRVSFKTRDVEDLLTLYGISDDTERQALVGLAREANVAGWWHSYSDVLPNWFPTYVGLEGAAALIRAYEVQFVHGLLQTEAYAHAVVSRGMKGANAADIDRRVALRLERQKYLVAENAPDFHIVLDEAALRRPYGDREVMRGQLQHLIDISERPNVRLQVMPFSFGGHSGESGAFTILSFPESDLQDVVYLEQLTSALYLDKREDVAQYEQALKELQQDSPGPDESRDLLRGLIQLS
- a CDS encoding aldehyde dehydrogenase family protein, encoding MSTYFTDLAQQYIDGKWRPGTGSWDIITINPYDGEKLASITIATVDEVDEAYRAAARAQKQWAATNAYARRTVFENVLRLVEEREAEISAVLVDEAGGTFGKAAFELHLAKEFLRESIHLSLSPEGRILPSPIDGKENRVYREPVGVVGVISPFNVPFLLSLKSVAPALALGNGVVLKPHQNTPISGGTVIAKLFEDAGLPPGLLNVVVTDIAEIGDAFLEHPIPRVISFTGSDKIGRHVATVAASHFKRSIIELGGNSAFVVLDDADVDYAVDAAVFSRFVHQGQVCMAANRILVDRSVADEFTEKFVAKVRTLKAGDPRDPQTAIGPLINSSQAEAVSNVVRQAITEGANALLHGTTTDNVVEPSVLAGLPADSALLQQEVFGPVVFINTFDGEEEAVRLVNDTPYGLSGAVHTADIERGVAFAKQIVTGMFHVNDATVHDEPIVPFGGEKSSGVGRLNGETTVEAFTTTKWISVQHGRSGFPF
- a CDS encoding PadR family transcriptional regulator, translating into MSAIRLLVLGAVRQHGRAHGYQVRGDLEYWGAHEWSNAKPGSIYHALKQMAKQGLLREHETAPSTAGGPPRTEYEITEAGTEEYLRLVREALTSYDQKMDMKTAAIGAVVDLPRAEAVSLLKERIRRIEEWRSAVTEHYVPEDGPEQLGHIGEIMNLWIHTADGDAEWTQGLIARIEGGAYTFAGEGEPFVGVLAEGQENPYATGERHPGDTR
- a CDS encoding ATP-binding cassette domain-containing protein, which gives rise to MDDTAITVEGVRKRYGDTQALDGLDLAVARGTVQAVLGPNGAGKTTLVRILSTLLRPDAGRVEVAGYDVVRQAREVRLRIGLLGQHAALDEELCGRQNLELFGRLHHLGARHARVRADELLERFDLTGTGRKPVRAYSGGMRRRLDLAASLIGNRDGTDPEVLFLDEPTTGLDPRGRAEVWSAVRSLVGGGTTVVLTTQYLEEADQLADRICVVDRGRVIAEGTADELKALTGGDRIDVVLRDAGHLDAVLALLPLPRHDVTVDPDRRLLSAPVTDRMAALSGVVRALEEAGVEAEDVALRRPTLDEVFLHLTGHDDHMDGRTGKRTGKRTGKRTDKRADDRTKEAV
- a CDS encoding ABC transporter permease translates to MNTYGLTDSWTMTRRELAHWARQPGRLVVGLVFPVMLLLMFGYLVGGGRGVSGDYLDYLMPGMLALTMAFGLEGTMLAVTQDLNKGVIDRFRAMPMADGAVLVGRSAADMLQSAVGLAVLIAVGLALGWRPQGGPGAFLGAVGLLLLFRFAMLWIGIHLALVAGKPEMVQAVQILVWPVGFLSNALAAPASMPDWLGTAVEWNPMSRTATAVRDLFDGSGADPGHVWAAVGWPLALLAVFFPLAVRRFARMSL
- a CDS encoding glutamate decarboxylase, with protein sequence MPLHEGHQKPDERPLSVNPFYGEANPLGGMTEAPPKHRLPDAPMPPSTAYQLVHDELMLDGNARLNLATFVTTWMEPQAGVLMAECRDKNMIDKDEYPRTAELERRCVAMLADLWKAPDPSAVVGCSTTGSSEACMLAGMAMKRRWAQRNADRYPARDVRPNLVMGVNVQVCWEKFCNFWEVEARQVPMEGDRFHLDPQGAAELCDENTIGVVGILGSTFDGSYEPIAELCAALDSLQERTGLDIPVHVDGASGAMIAPFLDEDLVWDFRLPRVASINTSGHKYGLVYPGVGWALWRDKEALPEELVFRVNYLGGDMPTFALNFSRPGAQVVAQYYTLLRLGRKGYRAVQQSTRDVARGIADRVEALGDFRLLTRGDQLPVFAFTTAPGVDSYDVFDVSRRLRENGWLVPAYTFPPNREDLSALRVVCRNGFSEDLAEMFVEDLTRLLPELRRQSGPSTRDKGAATGFHH
- a CDS encoding MerR family transcriptional regulator — translated: MSYSVGQVAGFAGVTVRTLHHYDEIGLLVPGGRSHAGHRRYDDADLDRLQQILFYRELGFPLEEVAALLDDPAADPRAHLRRQHELLTARIEKLQKMAEAVEHAMEARKMGINLTPEEKFEVFGDKDPEQYAEEAEQRWGGTEAYAESQRRAARYTKDDWKRLQAEVDAWSERYARLVAADEPPTGEAAMGMAEEHRQHIGRWYYDCPYEMHLCLGEMYVSDERFKAFYDSMHPGLAEHLREAITANAARQAR
- a CDS encoding YbjQ family protein, translated to MGIEDYGGGQGPQPDVMVVTTNDVPGFRVQQVIGEVFGLTVRSRHLGSQIGAGLKSMIGGELKGLTKTLVETRNQAMERLVEQARARGANGVLMFRFDVTEAADVGTEVCAYGTAVVLVQE
- a CDS encoding DedA family protein → MTTLALGPEWITPDYLISTFGLIGILVIVFAESGLFAFLPGDSLLFTAGLLVADGKWIHQPLWLVCTLIVIAAVLGDQVGYLIGKFFGPKLFSRPDSKLFKKENLEKAHEFIENYGPKAIVLARFVPIVRTFAPIIAGAGRMKYRTFITYNMIGGILWGTGVTVAGYFLGQITLIKENVEAILVLVVLISVVPVIIEVLKARRESRNAPSGQQQASHQQQPHQPPVMDDATTQLRRIDQHDQYDQHDQYGGQSGQGGHGGQGGHGGQSGQGGHGGHGGQSYENEYYGQQYPHQQYPHQQQYPQDWQQPQQQPQQQPQEPYGAQQNSPYPYNQNQGY
- a CDS encoding threonine/serine ThrE exporter family protein, which gives rise to MTEAEYRKPQSDEARGVFDPEITSEFAIPAGLAVPKAGGESETTSEFAVPQGLDVGQQAAGEGEGSAFSLPRTYSARQAPVAFTPAAGVPMVSLTKDVPWQDRMRTMLRMPVAERPAPEPGPKAEEGGPAVPRVLDLTLRIGELLLAGGEGAEDVEAAMFAVCRSYGLDRCEPNVTFTLLSISYQPSLVEDPVTASRTVRRRGTDYTRLAAVFRLVDDLSDPETHLSLEEAYRRLAEMRRNRHPYPTWVLTSASGLLAGAASVLVGGDAVVFVAAALGAMLGDRLAWLCAGRGLPEFYQFLVAAMPPAAIGIALTLGHVDVKAAAVVTGGLFALLPGRALVAGVQDGLTGFYITAAARLLEVMYFFVGIVAGVLVMLYVGVQLGAHLNPDANLGITQRPLLQIGASMLLSLTFAVLLQQERSTVLAVTLNGGVAWSVYGAMRYAGEISPVASTAVAAGVVGLFGQLLSRYRFASALPYTTAAIGPLLPGSATYFGLLAIAKNEVDAGLVSITKAAALAMAIAIGVNLGSEVSRLFLRIGSAEKRRAAKRTRGF